One Campylobacter massiliensis DNA window includes the following coding sequences:
- a CDS encoding flagellar assembly protein A has product MPENQNAQQNFLAEMEVETANPYGEILNLVKSFGVDSKFIDFDILEIKTECKVVGESQPRQIAEDKLNVFDNDKFYVDRVESIKQSYLVKFYDVRRVKPTPLPNVSVNANKNLTKILATVSQNADTVYFKEFDKKLINFIYKKLIKVGILVGIRNKTMLEEVAKISSVLRVKEFIDKDYTFAVTVGVNVVPSTDDALIYHYKTKIRNVDENDKIDYANRGYLLGVVENELIIEYVKLRDGTSGRDVRGNFLLAQKAKATITKMPEHTENIYVKEDNEGVKFFAKKPGYVKEEKGVFDIKDELDVNEITFKTTGSVDTGLDTNVTLNVKEKDLTKDAIGTGMTVEANEVNVEGNVAANAVVKANKVTIGGQTHAKALIEAKEAKIAVHIGSFEGESVEIDRLEGGKVKAKKAVIKSVIGGEIIAESVAIDTLVSNSNIIIADTLEIKKLKGVNNKILVDFSMIKNTGEQINERMAKIKAIREQIVKMPRTLESKRCVIEENRGPINVIKAKIEELKSTNNTPPATFMKKLKEYQQLVHEYNALLKEFREKKAAIAELRGEITNIQEGIFNSKVINHSNWREFNEIKFRLVDPARDITYSTRENEIARIITIAKVETEDGDIDYVVKKKNNAKKA; this is encoded by the coding sequence GTGCCAGAAAACCAAAACGCGCAGCAAAACTTCCTTGCCGAGATGGAGGTCGAGACCGCCAACCCGTACGGCGAGATATTGAATTTAGTAAAAAGCTTCGGCGTCGATAGCAAATTTATAGATTTTGATATCTTGGAAATCAAAACCGAATGCAAGGTGGTAGGCGAGAGCCAACCTAGACAAATCGCCGAAGACAAGCTAAACGTCTTTGATAACGATAAATTTTACGTAGACAGAGTCGAGAGTATCAAGCAAAGCTATCTGGTTAAATTTTACGACGTTAGGCGCGTAAAGCCTACGCCTTTGCCTAACGTTTCTGTAAATGCAAATAAAAATTTGACCAAAATTTTAGCTACCGTTTCGCAAAACGCCGACACTGTTTATTTTAAAGAATTTGACAAAAAGCTGATAAATTTCATCTACAAAAAGCTGATAAAAGTAGGCATCCTGGTTGGCATCAGAAACAAAACGATGCTAGAAGAGGTCGCTAAAATTTCTTCGGTTCTAAGAGTAAAAGAATTTATCGACAAGGACTACACCTTTGCCGTGACTGTAGGCGTAAACGTAGTTCCGTCCACAGACGACGCGCTAATCTATCACTACAAGACAAAAATAAGAAACGTAGATGAAAACGACAAGATCGACTACGCAAACAGAGGCTATCTGCTCGGAGTCGTCGAAAACGAGCTCATAATCGAATACGTAAAACTAAGAGACGGTACAAGCGGCCGCGACGTGAGGGGGAATTTCCTACTCGCACAAAAAGCCAAGGCCACGATAACAAAAATGCCCGAACACACCGAAAATATCTACGTAAAAGAAGACAACGAGGGAGTAAAATTTTTCGCCAAAAAACCGGGCTACGTCAAAGAGGAAAAAGGCGTCTTTGATATCAAAGACGAGCTTGACGTAAATGAAATCACGTTTAAAACCACAGGCTCGGTCGATACGGGTCTTGATACCAACGTAACGCTAAACGTAAAGGAAAAAGACCTAACGAAAGACGCCATAGGTACGGGCATGACGGTCGAGGCAAACGAAGTAAACGTCGAGGGAAACGTCGCCGCAAACGCTGTAGTAAAGGCAAACAAAGTAACGATCGGCGGACAAACCCACGCCAAAGCTCTCATCGAGGCGAAAGAAGCAAAAATAGCCGTACATATCGGTAGCTTTGAAGGCGAGAGTGTCGAGATAGATAGGCTCGAAGGCGGCAAGGTAAAAGCTAAAAAAGCCGTGATAAAATCGGTCATCGGCGGCGAGATAATCGCCGAAAGCGTCGCCATCGATACGCTCGTATCAAACTCAAATATCATAATCGCCGATACTTTGGAGATAAAAAAACTAAAAGGCGTGAATAATAAAATTTTAGTCGATTTTAGCATGATAAAAAACACGGGCGAGCAGATAAACGAGCGTATGGCGAAGATAAAAGCCATCAGAGAACAGATCGTAAAAATGCCACGCACGCTAGAGTCTAAAAGATGCGTCATCGAAGAAAACAGAGGCCCGATAAACGTCATCAAGGCTAAAATCGAGGAACTAAAAAGCACGAACAACACTCCGCCCGCGACGTTTATGAAAAAACTAAAAGAGTATCAGCAGCTAGTGCACGAGTACAACGCGCTTTTAAAAGAATTTCGCGAGAAAAAAGCCGCGATCGCCGAGCTAAGGGGCGAGATAACAAATATCCAAGAGGGTATATTTAACTCAAAAGTGATAAATCACAGTAATTGGCGCGAATTTAACGAGATAAAATTTAGGCTCGTAGACCCGGCTCGCGACATCACGTATAGTACCCGCGAAAACGAGATCGCGCGAATAATCACGATAGCTAAAGTCGAGACCGAGGACGGCGACATAGACTACGTAGTTAAGAAAAAAAATAACGCTAAAAAGGCCTAA
- the murJ gene encoding murein biosynthesis integral membrane protein MurJ, with protein MLIKGFFSNSIGIMVSRVLGLVRDLLTASTLGAGIYSDIFFIAFKIPNLLRRIFGEGAFANAFLPNFTKSNKKSLFSAEIFLKFLAFIGVLTLLVNLFAPFFTAVIATGLAPSDINEAVPLVKINFYYLALIFAVTFLASLLQYRGHFATTAFSTALLNLAMIGSLILARGQEPKIVAYYLSFGVVVGGVLQLIAHLIALKFNGISKLFFGGLVKFARGKRADTKGFFSNFFHGLVGSSAMQLSSFMDTWLASFLAAGSISYLFYANRIFQLPLAIFAIALSTALFPKITRQIKAGNEAEALKWMRKSFEILYFLLFAAAIGGIVLAQPIIKLLFERGSFTQADTAATASVLAAYMIGLLPFGLAKLFSLWLYAHLQQKLASKIAVITLVFNLVLAVILMQIYGAFGLALASSLGGFLTLALNVKFFGIRKFLAIIEPKKLTLLSAVLALEAVILIFLRKFLDANF; from the coding sequence ATGCTCATAAAAGGCTTTTTTTCAAACAGCATCGGCATCATGGTTTCGCGAGTTTTAGGGCTCGTGCGCGACCTGCTCACGGCTTCTACTTTAGGTGCTGGCATTTACAGCGATATATTTTTCATCGCGTTTAAGATACCCAATTTATTGCGCCGTATCTTTGGCGAGGGGGCTTTTGCCAACGCTTTTTTGCCAAATTTTACGAAATCAAACAAAAAATCGCTCTTTAGCGCCGAGATTTTTCTTAAATTTCTAGCCTTTATCGGCGTTCTCACGCTTTTGGTAAATTTATTCGCTCCGTTTTTTACCGCCGTTATCGCCACGGGCCTAGCGCCTAGCGACATAAACGAAGCCGTCCCGCTCGTAAAAATCAACTTCTACTACCTAGCGCTCATCTTTGCCGTTACTTTTTTAGCCTCGCTTTTGCAGTACCGCGGGCACTTTGCTACGACGGCGTTTTCGACCGCTTTGCTAAATTTAGCCATGATCGGTTCCCTAATCTTAGCGCGCGGACAAGAGCCTAAAATCGTAGCTTATTATCTTAGCTTTGGCGTCGTTGTAGGCGGCGTTTTGCAGCTCATCGCGCACCTTATCGCTCTTAAATTTAACGGAATCTCAAAGCTATTTTTTGGCGGCTTAGTTAAATTTGCCCGCGGCAAAAGAGCCGATACAAAAGGCTTTTTTAGCAACTTTTTCCACGGTCTAGTCGGATCATCCGCGATGCAGCTAAGCTCATTTATGGATACGTGGCTGGCGTCGTTTTTGGCGGCTGGATCGATAAGCTATCTTTTCTACGCCAACCGCATTTTTCAGCTACCTTTAGCGATATTTGCGATCGCGCTCTCAACCGCGCTTTTTCCTAAAATCACGCGCCAGATCAAGGCCGGCAACGAAGCCGAAGCTCTAAAATGGATGCGAAAAAGCTTTGAAATTTTATATTTTCTGCTCTTTGCGGCGGCCATCGGCGGCATCGTTTTGGCTCAGCCTATCATAAAGCTGCTTTTTGAGCGCGGAAGCTTCACGCAGGCCGATACGGCGGCGACCGCGAGCGTTTTGGCCGCTTATATGATCGGACTTTTGCCGTTTGGGCTTGCCAAGCTTTTTTCGCTTTGGCTTTATGCGCATTTACAGCAAAAACTAGCCTCCAAAATCGCCGTTATCACGCTCGTTTTTAACCTAGTTTTGGCCGTTATTTTGATGCAAATTTACGGCGCGTTCGGACTAGCGCTTGCTAGCTCGCTGGGCGGGTTTTTGACGCTAGCTTTAAACGTCAAATTTTTTGGGATAAGGAAATTTTTAGCTATAATTGAGCCTAAAAAATTAACGCTTTTAAGCGCGGTTTTGGCTTTAGAAGCAGTGATTTTGATATTTTTAAGGAAATTTTTAGATGCAAATTTTTGA
- a CDS encoding ABC transporter ATP-binding protein: protein MKQMSLKEVLRRFAPYFRDYISYFIIAIAGMLMASGGTAASAWVIEPVLNKIFIEKNKDLLYLLPYAIIAIYVLKGLGTFLQAYFTAYIGQDIVRRFREKLLKNLLNLDMKFFNDYRTGELISRNINDIDRIRSIVSSMIPELIREAITIAGLLCVVLYQSLQLAFFALVIMPAAVYPLSKLAKKMKKISRASQEKTSDISSKLSEIFTNIEIIKANNAQEFEHAKFTDENAKFFKLNLKSVKVNEMVSPMMEIFGSVGVAAVVIIGGKEVIDGNLTMGSFFSFLTALFMLYTPIKRISGLYNKMQDAVVAAERTFELLDKEPQILSGDKPVPSEINLINFKDVRLNYDDKEVLKGINLSASKSQTVALVGSSGGGKSSIVNLLMRFYDANDGAIEINGENIKNFDLGSLRQNIGLVTQRVYIFNDTVANNVAYGREYDEAKVELALKTANAYDFVSNLPQGAQTVLNEFGTNLSGGQRQRIAIARALYDDPQILIFDEATSALDNESEQQITKAIANLQKEKIIFIIAHRLSTVQNADKIAVISGGKVVGFDTDEALSKSCEIYAKLKGEALV, encoded by the coding sequence ATGAAGCAGATGAGCCTAAAAGAGGTTTTGCGGCGGTTTGCGCCCTATTTTAGGGATTATATTTCGTATTTTATCATCGCAATCGCCGGCATGCTGATGGCTAGCGGTGGCACTGCGGCGTCGGCGTGGGTGATCGAGCCGGTGCTAAATAAAATTTTCATCGAAAAAAACAAAGACCTGCTTTATCTTTTGCCCTACGCCATCATCGCGATTTACGTTTTAAAGGGGCTCGGGACGTTTTTGCAGGCGTATTTTACGGCATATATCGGGCAGGATATCGTGAGGAGATTTCGTGAGAAGCTACTAAAAAACCTGCTAAATTTGGATATGAAGTTTTTTAACGACTACCGCACGGGCGAGCTAATAAGCCGAAATATCAACGACATAGACCGCATCAGAAGCATCGTTAGCTCCATGATCCCCGAACTCATCCGCGAGGCTATCACGATCGCGGGGCTGCTTTGCGTAGTGCTTTATCAGAGCTTGCAGCTTGCGTTTTTTGCGCTAGTTATCATGCCCGCAGCCGTCTATCCGCTCTCAAAACTCGCAAAAAAGATGAAAAAAATCTCCCGCGCCTCGCAGGAAAAAACCTCCGACATCAGCTCGAAGCTAAGCGAAATTTTTACCAACATCGAAATCATCAAAGCAAACAACGCGCAAGAGTTTGAGCACGCCAAATTTACCGACGAAAATGCTAAATTTTTCAAACTAAATTTAAAAAGCGTAAAAGTAAACGAGATGGTGAGTCCGATGATGGAAATTTTCGGCTCCGTCGGCGTCGCGGCGGTCGTCATTATCGGCGGCAAAGAGGTCATAGACGGAAATTTGACAATGGGAAGCTTCTTTTCTTTCCTAACCGCGCTTTTCATGCTTTATACGCCTATTAAACGCATTTCAGGCCTTTATAACAAGATGCAAGACGCCGTGGTCGCGGCAGAGCGAACCTTTGAGCTGCTTGACAAAGAGCCTCAAATTTTAAGCGGCGACAAGCCCGTGCCGTCTGAAATAAATTTGATAAATTTTAAAGACGTCAGGCTAAACTACGACGACAAAGAGGTGCTAAAAGGTATAAATCTAAGCGCGAGCAAGTCTCAAACCGTCGCGCTCGTGGGCAGTAGCGGCGGCGGAAAAAGCTCGATCGTAAATTTGCTAATGAGATTTTACGACGCAAACGACGGAGCGATCGAGATAAACGGCGAAAATATCAAAAATTTTGACCTCGGCTCGCTTAGACAAAATATCGGCCTAGTGACCCAGCGCGTCTATATCTTTAACGACACGGTCGCAAACAACGTCGCCTACGGCCGCGAATACGACGAAGCCAAAGTCGAGCTCGCACTAAAAACGGCAAATGCGTATGATTTCGTGTCAAATTTACCCCAGGGTGCGCAGACCGTGCTAAATGAATTTGGCACCAATCTCTCAGGCGGCCAGCGCCAGCGCATCGCCATCGCCCGCGCTCTTTACGACGACCCGCAGATTTTGATATTTGACGAGGCCACGAGCGCCCTAGATAACGAAAGCGAGCAGCAGATAACCAAAGCCATCGCGAATTTACAAAAAGAAAAGATAATATTTATCATCGCGCACCGCCTAAGTACGGTACAAAATGCCGACAAGATCGCCGTTATCAGCGGCGGAAAAGTGGTCGGTTTTGATACCGACGAGGCGCTTAGCAAGAGCTGCGAAATTTACGCGAAACTAAAAGGCGAAGCCCTTGTTTAA
- the cysS gene encoding cysteine--tRNA ligase — MQIFDSVKRKKVEFEPVKSDFVRIYVCGPTVYDDAHLGHAKSAISFDLLRRTLSELGYKVKFVRNYTDIDDKILKKMSESGESLEAITDRYIASYERDMGALNVLEPDVKPKATQTLKEMIEYIEILLKNGFAYEIAGDGIYFDTAKDAQYLSLSGKFDTEANVARVESNLQKEDKKDFVLWKFDEKWYGSPFGRGRPGWHTECVAMIKKHLSSGEKFEIDIHAGGLDLLFPHHENEAAQCRCAERKSLAKYWLHNGFIQVNNEKMSKSLGNSFFVKDALERNLGEAVRFYLISSHYRANFDFSEDDLNAAKKRLDKIYRLKKRVLGAAANLSANEKFKSEFMSAMEDDLNTSKALASVDEFVRSANDELDANPKDKAKKGEIAANLELIARVLGILQVDVFEYFQFGVSDEKRAYIEDLINQRNEAKKAKNYELSDKIRDMLATNGISLMDTPEGCMWEKI; from the coding sequence ATGCAAATTTTTGATAGCGTAAAGAGAAAAAAAGTGGAGTTTGAGCCCGTAAAAAGCGACTTCGTACGCATTTACGTTTGCGGGCCGACGGTTTACGACGACGCGCATTTAGGACACGCCAAAAGCGCGATTAGCTTTGATCTGCTTAGGCGCACGTTAAGCGAGCTTGGATACAAGGTCAAATTCGTGCGAAACTACACCGACATCGACGATAAAATTTTAAAGAAAATGAGCGAGAGCGGCGAGAGTCTAGAAGCGATCACGGACAGATACATCGCAAGCTATGAGCGCGATATGGGCGCGCTTAACGTACTTGAGCCAGACGTCAAACCAAAAGCGACGCAGACGCTAAAAGAGATGATAGAGTACATCGAAATTTTGCTAAAAAACGGCTTTGCTTACGAGATCGCGGGAGACGGCATATACTTTGACACCGCAAAGGACGCGCAGTATCTGAGCCTGAGCGGTAAATTTGACACCGAGGCAAACGTCGCTCGCGTCGAGTCAAATTTACAAAAAGAGGATAAAAAGGACTTCGTGCTGTGGAAATTTGACGAGAAATGGTACGGGAGCCCGTTTGGCCGCGGCCGACCCGGTTGGCACACCGAGTGCGTTGCGATGATAAAAAAGCATCTCTCTAGCGGCGAAAAATTTGAGATAGATATCCACGCGGGCGGGCTTGACCTGCTCTTTCCTCATCACGAAAACGAGGCCGCGCAGTGCCGCTGCGCCGAGCGCAAGAGCCTGGCTAAATACTGGCTACACAACGGCTTTATCCAAGTAAATAACGAAAAAATGAGCAAGAGCCTCGGAAATAGCTTTTTCGTTAAGGACGCGCTGGAGCGAAATTTGGGCGAGGCGGTGAGATTTTATCTGATCTCTAGCCACTATAGAGCAAATTTCGACTTTAGCGAAGATGATCTAAATGCGGCAAAAAAGCGCCTAGATAAAATTTACCGTCTAAAAAAACGGGTTCTTGGCGCTGCGGCAAATTTGAGCGCGAACGAGAAATTTAAGAGCGAGTTTATGTCTGCGATGGAGGACGATCTAAACACCTCAAAAGCCCTTGCTAGCGTAGACGAGTTCGTCCGCAGCGCAAACGACGAGCTAGACGCAAACCCTAAAGACAAAGCCAAAAAAGGCGAAATCGCGGCAAATTTAGAGCTGATAGCTCGCGTGCTAGGCATCTTGCAAGTGGACGTATTTGAGTATTTTCAGTTTGGCGTGAGCGACGAAAAGCGAGCCTACATCGAAGATCTGATAAATCAAAGAAACGAAGCTAAAAAAGCCAAAAACTACGAGCTATCTGATAAAATCCGCGATATGCTAGCCACAAACGGCATCAGCCTCATGGATACGCCAGAGGGCTGCATGTGGGAAAAGATATGA